One window of Caldisericum exile AZM16c01 genomic DNA carries:
- a CDS encoding branched-chain amino acid transaminase translates to MVEGKFIYFNGHFVEWDKAKIHILSHVIQYGSGVFEGIRAYETKLGTAIFRAYDHYKRLKESMKMYRMETSETIEDYINITKELLIKNGLKSAYIRPVVYRGFGPISPNPLHAPIETAIAAFEMPNLFNEKVEKGINVCVSSYRRFAPDTIPAVAKATGNYLNSQLAMMEAELNGFDEAVMLDVYGYISEGPGENIFLVKDGALYTPSLTNSILKGITRDSIIKIAGLLNIPVFEQNLPREMLYAADEVFFCGTAAEITPIVSVDRIPVGDGSVGKITRMLIEKFREIVHEGKDPFGWLEFVEAEGY, encoded by the coding sequence ATGGTTGAAGGAAAATTTATTTACTTTAATGGGCATTTCGTCGAATGGGACAAAGCAAAGATCCACATTTTGTCACATGTAATACAATATGGCTCAGGAGTTTTTGAAGGAATTAGAGCATATGAAACAAAATTGGGCACTGCAATTTTTAGGGCATATGACCACTACAAAAGACTTAAAGAATCAATGAAAATGTACCGAATGGAGACAAGTGAAACAATAGAAGACTACATAAATATCACAAAGGAACTTCTCATAAAAAATGGACTTAAAAGTGCATATATTAGACCTGTGGTATACAGAGGATTCGGGCCAATTTCACCAAATCCATTACATGCACCAATTGAAACAGCAATTGCCGCATTTGAAATGCCAAATTTATTTAACGAGAAAGTTGAAAAGGGAATAAATGTATGCGTTTCATCATATAGAAGATTTGCACCTGATACAATCCCTGCAGTTGCAAAAGCGACAGGAAACTATCTAAACTCACAACTTGCGATGATGGAAGCAGAATTAAATGGCTTTGACGAAGCAGTTATGCTTGATGTTTATGGATACATTTCTGAAGGACCAGGAGAAAATATTTTCCTTGTAAAAGATGGTGCACTATACACGCCGTCATTGACGAATTCGATATTAAAAGGAATTACTCGGGACTCGATTATAAAGATTGCAGGTCTTCTAAATATCCCTGTATTTGAGCAAAATCTTCCAAGAGAGATGCTTTATGCAGCAGATGAAGTGTTCTTTTGTGGCACTGCTGCAGAAATAACACCAATTGTTTCTGTCGATAGAATCCCTGTAGGAGATGGTAGTGTTGGTAAAATTACAAGAATGCTTATAGAAAAATTTAGAGAAATCGTGCATGAAGGAAAAGACCCATTTGGATGGCTTGAATTCGTAGAAGCTGAGGGGTATTAA
- a CDS encoding diguanylate cyclase domain-containing protein encodes MEVNPYAVFVFKRKVKTMRGLLKGELKEEKNFFKTLSLKKVKTLNDLAKQNNLILRGLKAFSILNGKVQYPFNINNNEYIFEITEYSYKPYSIILRLVSQDIITIFREMNYDLPIATVLLNNNSKIIDVNPQFENLFGFKGNEIIGKDLNELIVPKNELKDGYSLDNIAKDTGYVRVERKRLTKNGREIPVLVSGSPLKIGEKTIGIIGVYEDIRDIKKVQEALYYQATHDVLTGLPNRYLLEDRFNIEKARADRLGSKVALFFVDINRFKDINDTYGHDIGDRVIKYVAHKLLSSVRSTDSVVRFGGDEFVIVFDEVKEIEDIVSIAMKVVDAFSLPFKFDEYTIDVGINVGIAIYPDDSATLEELLRKGDIAMYEAKVMGTNNFVFYSKEIEEERLKTLSDLKARDIMFRLVFEKSPLPQIIIDDEFRVLRVNESFKKVFKIDLRKIYGKKLVEVEGFEKLLEFLQKDMTSKEIEISSVKFCKGMYNLKYSISCLKSLGRTYYLIVFKEVWESGSE; translated from the coding sequence GTGGAAGTAAATCCTTATGCAGTGTTTGTATTTAAGCGAAAAGTAAAAACAATGAGAGGATTGCTAAAAGGTGAATTAAAGGAGGAAAAAAACTTTTTTAAAACGCTATCCTTAAAGAAAGTTAAAACACTAAACGATCTTGCCAAACAAAATAATTTAATATTGCGCGGATTAAAGGCATTTTCCATTTTAAACGGTAAAGTGCAATATCCTTTCAACATTAACAACAATGAATATATTTTTGAAATTACAGAATATTCATATAAGCCTTATTCTATTATTCTAAGACTTGTATCACAAGACATTATCACGATTTTTAGGGAAATGAATTATGATTTGCCTATTGCAACAGTTTTGCTTAACAACAATTCAAAAATTATTGATGTAAATCCACAATTTGAAAACCTTTTTGGATTCAAAGGAAATGAAATTATAGGAAAGGACCTCAACGAATTAATTGTCCCAAAAAATGAATTAAAAGATGGATATTCACTTGATAATATTGCAAAGGATACGGGTTATGTGAGAGTTGAGCGGAAAAGACTTACTAAAAATGGGAGAGAAATTCCTGTGCTTGTGTCAGGATCACCTTTAAAAATTGGTGAAAAAACCATTGGGATTATAGGGGTTTATGAAGATATAAGAGATATAAAAAAGGTCCAGGAGGCTTTATATTATCAGGCAACGCATGATGTTTTAACAGGATTGCCAAACAGATACCTTCTTGAGGACCGTTTCAATATTGAGAAAGCGCGTGCAGATAGACTTGGCTCAAAGGTAGCATTATTTTTTGTTGACATAAATAGATTTAAGGACATAAACGATACATATGGGCATGATATTGGAGATAGGGTAATAAAATATGTCGCTCACAAACTTTTAAGTAGTGTAAGATCGACCGATTCTGTTGTGCGTTTTGGAGGAGATGAATTTGTAATCGTTTTTGACGAAGTAAAGGAAATTGAAGATATCGTTTCAATTGCAATGAAAGTAGTGGATGCATTTTCTCTTCCTTTTAAATTTGATGAATACACAATTGATGTTGGAATAAATGTAGGTATTGCGATTTATCCTGATGATAGTGCAACGCTTGAGGAACTTTTAAGAAAAGGTGATATTGCAATGTATGAGGCAAAGGTCATGGGTACAAATAATTTCGTATTTTATTCAAAAGAAATCGAAGAAGAGAGATTGAAAACACTGTCTGACCTTAAGGCAAGGGATATCATGTTTAGGCTTGTCTTCGAAAAATCGCCACTTCCTCAGATTATCATTGACGACGAGTTCAGAGTGCTTCGTGTAAATGAAAGTTTTAAAAAGGTATTCAAAATCGATTTGAGGAAAATCTATGGGAAAAAGTTAGTAGAAGTTGAAGGATTTGAAAAACTTTTAGAATTTCTTCAAAAGGATATGACCTCGAAAGAAATAGAAATTAGTAGTGTAAAGTTTTGTAAAGGTATGTATAATTTAAAATATAGCATAAGTTGTTTAAAAAGTCTTGGTAGGACTTATTATTTAATTGTGTTTAAGGAGGTGTGGGAGAGTGGATCAGAATAA
- the clpB gene encoding ATP-dependent chaperone ClpB, whose protein sequence is MDQNKFTEKVQEALLDAKNIAVNYGNEAVDVEHVLVALINQKDGFVPMILENIGAPKNEILKELYFKIERFPKAHVTEESQFYITNRLNSLFVRAESEAKALQDEFISTEHLFLASLTDYEMGQIYAKYGINRQSVLQAIQNIRGGKKVADRNPEEKVKVLEKYGRDLVKLAKEGKLDPVIGRDEEIRRTIQILSRRTKNNPILIGEAGVGKTAIVEGIAQRIVSGDVPETLKDKTIFQLDMGALIAGTKFRGEFEDRLKAVLDELKNSEGQIILFIDEIHTIVGAGATGEGGMDASNMLKPALARGEIRTIGATTIDEYRKYIENDAALQRRFQPVLVKEPSVEETIAILRGLKERYEVHHGVRIKDSALVAAAKLSYRYITDRFLPDKAIDLIDEAASLLRMQIDSMPVELDELTRKLKLLEMEKRALEKETEEESKARLQDIEKEIANLKESVDALTLKWKKEKSIIEEIRKIKAQIEELKTKANIAQSQGDLDTAAKILYGDIPTLNKQLEGKYEELKQVQGDNPLLKEEVGEEEVAQVVSKWTGIPVSKMLRTEKEKLVNLEETLKKRVVGQDQAVEAVSNAIRRARAGLSDPNRPIGSFIFLGPTGVGKTELAKALAEALFDTEKALIRIDMSEYMEKFAVSRLIGAPPGYVGYEEGGQLTEAVRRQPYSVILLDEIEKAHPDVFNILLQVLDDGRLTDSKGRTVDFKNTIIIMTSNIGSKYITEINAIPGTAEYREQYERVVERVYEEMRHIFRPEFLNRIDEIVVFNPLTIRELKAIVDLLLSKTNEKLKEKGIIVEFEEDVKTFIINKGYDPVYGARPLRRAIQKYVENPLAEFILREDIEKGEIVAFMEKGEVKFKLK, encoded by the coding sequence GTGGATCAGAATAAATTTACAGAGAAAGTGCAGGAAGCATTACTTGATGCAAAGAATATCGCAGTAAACTACGGAAACGAAGCGGTTGATGTTGAGCATGTCCTTGTTGCGCTTATCAATCAAAAAGATGGTTTTGTTCCAATGATTCTTGAGAATATTGGAGCACCAAAAAATGAAATCCTTAAGGAACTCTATTTCAAAATAGAGCGTTTTCCAAAGGCTCATGTTACGGAAGAATCCCAATTTTACATTACAAATAGACTTAACTCCCTTTTTGTAAGGGCTGAATCTGAAGCAAAGGCTTTGCAAGATGAGTTCATTTCAACAGAACACCTGTTTTTAGCATCTCTAACAGATTATGAGATGGGACAAATTTATGCAAAATATGGTATAAATAGGCAGAGTGTTCTACAAGCAATACAGAACATTAGAGGAGGTAAAAAAGTGGCGGATAGAAATCCTGAAGAGAAAGTTAAAGTGCTTGAAAAATATGGAAGAGATCTTGTAAAACTTGCAAAAGAAGGAAAACTTGATCCAGTTATTGGGCGCGATGAAGAAATAAGGCGCACGATTCAAATTCTTTCAAGGCGCACTAAAAACAACCCTATCCTTATAGGAGAGGCAGGCGTTGGTAAAACTGCAATTGTCGAAGGTATTGCACAGCGTATTGTTTCAGGAGATGTCCCTGAGACTCTTAAAGACAAAACGATTTTCCAACTTGATATGGGCGCTCTCATTGCAGGCACAAAATTTAGAGGAGAATTTGAAGATAGGTTGAAGGCCGTGCTTGATGAACTGAAAAACTCCGAAGGTCAAATAATTCTTTTCATTGATGAAATTCATACGATTGTTGGGGCTGGTGCAACGGGTGAAGGCGGAATGGATGCTTCAAATATGCTAAAGCCTGCCCTCGCAAGGGGAGAGATAAGGACAATTGGTGCAACGACAATTGATGAATACAGAAAATACATTGAAAATGACGCAGCGCTGCAACGAAGATTTCAGCCTGTCCTTGTTAAAGAGCCGTCGGTTGAAGAAACCATTGCAATTTTAAGGGGTCTTAAGGAACGTTATGAGGTGCATCATGGTGTTAGAATTAAGGATTCTGCACTTGTTGCAGCAGCAAAACTTTCGTACCGCTACATTACTGATAGATTCCTTCCTGATAAGGCAATTGACCTTATAGATGAGGCAGCATCGCTTTTAAGGATGCAAATTGACAGTATGCCAGTTGAACTTGATGAACTGACACGAAAGTTAAAACTCCTTGAGATGGAAAAAAGAGCCCTCGAAAAAGAAACAGAGGAAGAATCAAAGGCAAGGCTTCAAGATATTGAAAAGGAGATTGCAAATCTTAAAGAGTCAGTCGATGCACTAACTTTGAAGTGGAAAAAAGAAAAATCAATTATTGAAGAGATAAGAAAAATTAAAGCGCAGATTGAAGAACTTAAAACAAAGGCAAACATCGCACAAAGCCAAGGTGATCTTGATACAGCAGCAAAAATTCTCTACGGCGATATTCCAACTCTTAATAAGCAACTTGAGGGAAAATACGAAGAGTTAAAACAGGTACAGGGAGATAATCCACTTCTTAAAGAGGAAGTTGGTGAAGAAGAAGTTGCACAGGTTGTTTCAAAGTGGACAGGAATCCCTGTTTCAAAAATGCTTAGAACTGAAAAGGAAAAACTCGTCAACCTTGAGGAAACTCTTAAAAAGCGTGTTGTAGGTCAGGACCAGGCAGTTGAAGCAGTCTCCAATGCAATAAGACGTGCAAGGGCAGGGCTTTCAGATCCAAATAGACCTATTGGCTCATTCATCTTCCTTGGGCCAACAGGTGTTGGAAAAACAGAACTTGCGAAGGCTCTTGCAGAAGCACTTTTCGATACAGAAAAAGCATTAATTAGAATTGATATGTCTGAGTATATGGAGAAATTTGCCGTTTCACGATTGATTGGCGCACCTCCAGGATATGTTGGCTATGAAGAAGGAGGGCAACTAACTGAAGCAGTGAGAAGACAACCTTACTCTGTTATTCTTCTCGATGAAATTGAAAAGGCACATCCAGATGTATTTAATATCCTTCTTCAGGTGCTTGATGACGGAAGATTAACAGACTCGAAAGGACGAACCGTTGACTTTAAAAATACAATCATCATCATGACTTCGAATATTGGAAGTAAATATATAACCGAAATTAATGCAATTCCAGGTACGGCAGAATATAGAGAGCAGTATGAAAGGGTTGTTGAAAGAGTTTACGAAGAAATGAGACATATCTTCCGTCCAGAATTTTTAAATAGAATTGACGAAATCGTTGTTTTCAATCCTCTTACTATTAGAGAACTCAAGGCAATCGTTGATTTACTCCTCTCAAAAACCAATGAAAAACTCAAAGAAAAGGGTATCATAGTTGAGTTTGAAGAGGACGTCAAGACATTTATCATAAACAAGGGATACGATCCTGTTTATGGTGCAAGACCTTTAAGGCGTGCAATACAGAAATATGTCGAGAACCCACTTGCAGAATTTATCCTACGTGAAGATATTGAAAAAGGCGAAATTGTTGCCTTTATGGAAAAAGGAGAGGTTAAGTTTAAACTTAAGTGA
- the rsmG gene encoding 16S rRNA (guanine(527)-N(7))-methyltransferase RsmG gives MLSASLPFDESVLTYFEVYKNLLLDWNTHMNLTAVRDEEGIIYKHFVDSLMILKVVDNFSSLLDVGSGAGFPGVPVKIVKRDVSLSLIESQKKKATFLEILLERLTFTDAKVYNTRAEELGKEHLRESFDVVCEREFGKIPINLEIGLPFVKLGGRLLLYKGAKDIEKMDIFKIFIEELGGSIEKIIPYKLNDPIERYIVSIKKEWYTPKRYPRSYSSMLRDLKKWGEFA, from the coding sequence TTGCTAAGTGCCTCCCTTCCATTTGATGAATCAGTATTGACCTATTTTGAGGTTTACAAGAATCTTCTTTTGGATTGGAATACACACATGAACCTTACAGCAGTCCGAGACGAAGAAGGGATTATTTATAAACATTTCGTTGATTCGCTTATGATTTTGAAGGTTGTGGATAACTTTTCAAGTTTGCTTGATGTGGGGAGTGGTGCAGGATTTCCAGGTGTGCCTGTAAAAATAGTTAAGCGTGATGTTTCATTGTCTCTCATTGAGTCTCAGAAGAAAAAGGCAACATTTCTTGAAATTCTTCTTGAGCGTCTTACATTTACTGATGCGAAGGTGTATAACACACGAGCAGAGGAACTTGGGAAAGAACATTTGAGAGAAAGTTTCGATGTTGTGTGTGAGCGTGAATTTGGAAAAATTCCGATAAATCTTGAGATTGGCCTTCCGTTTGTGAAGTTGGGGGGACGTCTTTTACTTTATAAAGGCGCAAAGGACATTGAAAAGATGGATATTTTTAAGATTTTTATTGAAGAATTAGGCGGCTCAATAGAGAAAATAATTCCATATAAACTAAACGACCCAATTGAGCGATATATTGTCTCAATCAAAAAAGAATGGTACACGCCAAAACGCTATCCGAGAAGTTATAGTTCAATGTTAAGAGATCTCAAAAAATGGGGAGAGTTTGCATAA